The genomic region GATCCCAATGATGATCGAGAAAAACAGGCAGACCAACGACAATTTGATGGTCATGAAAAAACCAAAAAACATCCGGTCCCGGTCGTAACTATCGTAAAGGAAAGGCAGGTTTATTCCGGTGGTTTCATAAAGAACTCTGAACCAGTCATAAAATGCTTCCATGTGATCTCCTTCCCTCTGCCCAACTGACGCAGGCTCGCCCGCCTAAAGTCGACTAAAGTTGGCGGCGGAAACGCAGGAATCCCGCCGCCAAAAGGTTTGGCACCTATTTGTATTTGGCGTTCATATCCATGGCAAACGGCGTGTTGGCGACGCCCCATTCGGTTTCCAGTTCAAGGATACGGCCAGATTTGTGCCAACCGATGATCATCTCAGACATCAGTTCGTGGAACCGTGTTTCACCAAGTGCAACGGCCAGTCCCCAAGGGGCGTCGTCGATGGTTGGCAGCGGCATTTCGTAGTCGGCCCACTCGGCCTGCTCCAGCGTCGCCACGTGGGATGAATCATCATAGACGAATGCCACACAATTGCCGGCCTTCAGAGCCGCATACACTTCTGCCGTACCTTTGAATGCGACGATCGTGGCGCCAAAATCACGCCCGGTCTTTTTGTTGTAGAACGCACCCTGAATGCCGCAAACAGGTTTGCCACGCAGGTCTTCCCATTCTGTGAACCCAAAGCTTTTGGGGGTCATGATGTTGGTGCCCGAAGAATAGTAATTCGGATCAACAATCGACACCACTTTGCGCCGGTCCGGTTTGTCCGTCATGGTGGCGATCAAAAGATCAACTTTGCCCTGCTGCAGGAACTGCATGCGGTTAGAGCTGACGACCGGCACAAATTCGATGCTGACACCCAGCTTGTCAGCCACATCCTGAGCCAGATCAGGCTCGATGCCGATGATCGCACCCGACGTGTCGCGATAGCCGTATGGTTTATAGTCGGCTTTGACGGCCACGCGCAAAGTGCCGCGCGCCTTGATATCATCAAGGACATCAGCCTGTGCAGGCAGGGCCGCAAAGACAAGCGCGCTCAGAGCCGCGGTCATCGCCATTCTCTTTGTCATAACCTTGAACATAGTCTTCTCCAGTAAGGGCCACACATATAGTCTGAATGTCTGGTGGCGATTTTGAACATCCGCTAAGGTTGCTCGTTTCAGGCGTGAATAGATGGTATTTTCAGGGTTTCTGACCGGGTTGCACGGGGTCTCGACACTGGCGATTGACACTGGCAATTGACACTGGCGATTTTGCCACCCTGTATTGTGCGGCACGCTGTAATTTTCGGAATGAGGACCCCGCCTTGGCACTCGTCGGCTCGGGCATTGCTCCTGGCGGCTGTTCCGCCTGCAGATCTAACCTGCAAGCCTCGCCAAAACCGTTGCCAATGCCGCCCCCCCGTGCTGTCGGGAACACAAATAGGGTCGAATAATGTGACATATGAAATAAGTGCCCCCCCCCAAGAATTCTTGCTTTAAAAATGTAGCGGATACCATTTTTTGTCAAAGTATATTTCATATGGTACGATATTCCCGTTGCGAACGAACCAAAAAAGTACGAAGTACGACTATTGCGACAAGGTGGACCCGTCAGGCATGTTAAAAATTGATCAGAAACTGACCAAGGCGCTCTCGAATCTACCAAAAAAACTTGGCCGGGCAGCGCGATATGCGCTCGACAACCCTGACCGGATTGCCTTTGATTCCATGCGCACAGTGGCAACGGCCTGCGATGTGGCATCGCCAACGATGTTGCGCCTAGCCCGGGCGTTGGATTATGAAAACTACGAGGCGTTTCGTTATGAGTTCCAGCAAAGATTTGTAACCCAAGGGCTCGGCAATCGCGCTGTTGCTTTGCGCAGCGGCGCCGGGTCGCAAAAAGAAGACCAGCTGCCCAAAAACATTGCCCAGGCAGCAACGCAGAATATTGCGCTGACGCTCAAGCAGATGGATCTGTCAGCCGTCGAGGCGTTTACCAAAAGTGTTCAAGACTCGGAACGGACGATAATTCTTGGGTCAGGGTCCATGCACTGGATGGCCGCCCTGATGGAAACAACCGGCCAAATGGCCATCCCCGGTCTGCGGACGGATCATTCCGGCAGTGCAACAATGGTTGAAACCATCGCATCTATAACAGAACGCGATACGGCGCTGGTTCTGGCCTATGCACCTTACGCCAAAGAAACGGTCGTGGCCGCAGCCTATGCAAGCGATAAGAACGCTAAGGTATTTGCCATAACGGACAAGCTCAGTTCGCCTTTGGTTGAATACGCGGATCATGTGTTTATCGCCCCAACAGAAAGCCCGCATTATTACCCGTCGGTCATTTCCACGGTCCTGATGATAGAAGTCCTATTGTCAGCCACTGTTGCAGCATCAGATGCGCTTGATCGGATTAAGCAGACTGAACTTGTTCGCAACACGAGCGGCGCATATTTTTAACGACAGCCAATCCTGCTCGTTGTCAGGCTCGCCCTCATAGGGGGCTGTCAGATGGATGCGAACCAGTCTCTGTAAGGACAGTAGCGCTATCCCTTATGGCGCATAAATCTTGCGCGGCGACGAACAACGGGCCGAACCAATTCCACCAGAAACGGGCCGTCTGGTGACTGATAGCAATCCCTCGCTCCCGCAACAGGTCTGAGACATTTGGGAGGGAAAGTGGCAACCGAAATTGCATCATCACGGCAAGCCGGATGATTTAGGGGCTGCTCTGGCGGGTCCGAAGGAAAAACCGTTTTTGACCTGGATGTCTGATCTGCAGCCAGAGATAGTCAGGTGCCGCCGCGCAACATGGCCGATCAAGGTTAGTCAGCCGCGCGAACCGCGGCAATATGGCCAGCAAATCCTGGGCCCATCATCAATGCCCTGCACCGTCCAAACCGGTTGATGGCATAGACCCAAAAGTCCTCGGCCGGATTGCCGTCCGCATGCTGAATCAATCCCCACAGGGTCCACAACAAATCGCACATGGCCTTATAGATCACCATCCGTCCAACTTGTGCCGCCGACGGGGCCGCGCCAAAATAGGCCGTCAGCATTTCGATATCCTGCGCGTCTGTCAGTCCCGCCTCGACCGACAGATCACCCAGATCCCACAGCGGGTCATTCATGCCGGAATACTCGTAATCAACGATCCACATGCGCGTACCATCGTCCAGAAAGTTTTCGCACAGCGGATCACAATGACTGGGAACCAGAGTGCCCGGCCTATCCGCCAGCAGCTGTTTGATCGGGGCGGACTCGGCAACAACAACCTCGTATCCATCAGGTAATTCGATCTGTTTTTGGGACAGGATCCCGAGGTAGTCATCAATCATTGCAAACAGTTCGAACCGGAATTTGAAGGGGGTCGGAGACTGGTGCAATTGCTGCAACGCCAGCCCTGCCCGTGCCGCAGATCCGGTGCGGCTGTGAAACAATGCAGGAGTCATCGTCTCAATGCCCTCAATGCAATCGCTGATCATGACACCGGTATTGCTGTCGGCCCACAATACTCTGGCGGCGATGCCAGTCTTTGCGGCAACTTTGGTATTATGGATCTCAACCGCCCGGTCTATGTAGGCCTCGGTGCCCTGTCCGGGAATACGTACAATCACGCTTTGGCCTTCAAATTCGACCCGGTAGACCAGATTGGTCAACCCACCCAACCGCTGTATTGTGCAAGTTTGAGGGGTGGCAGCCTCAAACGCCTGCAATTTGCGCAGGGCCTTCAACACGGGTGCGGTGTTTTCATCTGCCATAATCCAGTACTCCTGTGTTGGTCATGCTTTTAGTCGGCTATTTGAAGGGTCATAGATCGGGCCATCAACCCGGCGTATGGGGTATCGATCCCCAAACACTTCCAGTTCAAAATCTTCGTCCTCTGCCATAGCTGACGGAAGATAGCCAAAAATGATAGTCTGCCCAGCCGTGTGGCCATATCCGGCGCTACAAGCCAGCGAAACCATTTCGCCAGATTTAAGAATGGTTTCGCCGCCCGTTACCGGCAGCGGTCCATTATGGACAAAGGTGCACAGCCGTTGTTCCGTGCCATTCGTTTTCTGCTCCTCAAGCACGGCCCGCCCACAAAAGTTTCCTTTGCTTTTGAGATGCACCCGAAACCCCAAACCGGCCTCAATCGGCGAATAATCGGGGGTGATATCAGCGCTCCAGTACAGATACCCCTTTTCCAGGC from Parasedimentitalea psychrophila harbors:
- a CDS encoding transporter substrate-binding domain-containing protein, with translation MTAALSALVFAALPAQADVLDDIKARGTLRVAVKADYKPYGYRDTSGAIIGIEPDLAQDVADKLGVSIEFVPVVSSNRMQFLQQGKVDLLIATMTDKPDRRKVVSIVDPNYYSSGTNIMTPKSFGFTEWEDLRGKPVCGIQGAFYNKKTGRDFGATIVAFKGTAEVYAALKAGNCVAFVYDDSSHVATLEQAEWADYEMPLPTIDDAPWGLAVALGETRFHELMSEMIIGWHKSGRILELETEWGVANTPFAMDMNAKYK
- a CDS encoding MurR/RpiR family transcriptional regulator — translated: MSKYISYGTIFPLRTNQKSTKYDYCDKVDPSGMLKIDQKLTKALSNLPKKLGRAARYALDNPDRIAFDSMRTVATACDVASPTMLRLARALDYENYEAFRYEFQQRFVTQGLGNRAVALRSGAGSQKEDQLPKNIAQAATQNIALTLKQMDLSAVEAFTKSVQDSERTIILGSGSMHWMAALMETTGQMAIPGLRTDHSGSATMVETIASITERDTALVLAYAPYAKETVVAAAYASDKNAKVFAITDKLSSPLVEYADHVFIAPTESPHYYPSVISTVLMIEVLLSATVAASDALDRIKQTELVRNTSGAYF
- a CDS encoding choline kinase family protein, whose translation is MADENTAPVLKALRKLQAFEAATPQTCTIQRLGGLTNLVYRVEFEGQSVIVRIPGQGTEAYIDRAVEIHNTKVAAKTGIAARVLWADSNTGVMISDCIEGIETMTPALFHSRTGSAARAGLALQQLHQSPTPFKFRFELFAMIDDYLGILSQKQIELPDGYEVVVAESAPIKQLLADRPGTLVPSHCDPLCENFLDDGTRMWIVDYEYSGMNDPLWDLGDLSVEAGLTDAQDIEMLTAYFGAAPSAAQVGRMVIYKAMCDLLWTLWGLIQHADGNPAEDFWVYAINRFGRCRALMMGPGFAGHIAAVRAAD